Proteins encoded within one genomic window of Formosa agariphila KMM 3901:
- a CDS encoding Ppx/GppA phosphatase family protein, with the protein MLIIKKYAAIDIGSNAVRLLIANIIEEEGKPTKFKKSSLVRVPIRLGADVFLQQKISEQNIERMIDTMHAFKLLMKSHKVEKYKACATSAMREAKNGPQVVEQILQQSDINIDIIEGDEEAAIIAATDLNAYINPDKTYLYVDVGGGSTEFTVIDHGKTEISRSFKIGTVRLLNDMVKRETWSELEAWIKVNTKKYDKIDLIGSGGNINKIFKVSGKAVGKPLTFFYLTSYYNMLQSYSYDERITELDLNQDRADVIIPAARIYLSAMKWSGAKDIYVPKIGLSDGIIKSLYYETVSSKQLF; encoded by the coding sequence ATGCTTATAATAAAAAAATATGCAGCAATCGATATTGGGTCTAATGCCGTAAGGTTACTTATTGCTAATATTATTGAAGAAGAAGGAAAACCTACTAAGTTTAAGAAGAGTTCATTAGTTCGTGTGCCTATTCGTTTGGGAGCCGATGTGTTTTTACAACAGAAAATTTCTGAACAAAATATAGAGCGCATGATCGATACCATGCACGCTTTTAAATTACTTATGAAATCTCATAAAGTTGAAAAATATAAAGCCTGTGCAACATCGGCTATGCGTGAAGCTAAAAACGGACCGCAAGTGGTGGAGCAAATTCTGCAACAATCAGATATTAATATCGATATTATAGAAGGTGACGAAGAAGCTGCAATTATTGCTGCAACCGATTTAAATGCTTACATCAATCCCGATAAAACATACTTGTATGTAGATGTTGGAGGTGGAAGTACCGAGTTTACAGTTATCGACCATGGAAAGACTGAAATATCGAGGTCTTTTAAAATTGGAACCGTACGCTTGTTAAACGATATGGTGAAGCGCGAAACTTGGAGTGAACTTGAAGCTTGGATTAAAGTAAATACTAAAAAATACGATAAAATAGACCTTATAGGTTCTGGAGGAAATATTAATAAAATATTTAAAGTTTCAGGAAAAGCTGTAGGGAAACCATTAACCTTCTTTTACTTAACGTCTTATTACAACATGCTACAGTCGTATTCTTACGATGAGCGTATAACCGAATTAGATTTAAATCAGGATCGTGCCGATGTTATTATTCCTGCAGCACGAATTTATTTATCTGCAATGAAATGGAGTGGCGCTAAAGATATTTACGTGCCTAAAATTGGGTTAAGTGATGGGATTATTAAGAGTTTATATTACGAAACGGTCTCAAGTAAGCAGTTGTTTTAA
- a CDS encoding glutamate-5-semialdehyde dehydrogenase: MKLLKTDLKNNVLQSMINLMDTNRAELLSANKKDLEAFSKDDQAMYDRLIVDDKKIDSMITSVREVMQQEDPIGQTISHRVLDDGLEITNKTAPFGTIMIIYESRPDVTIEAAVLAFKANNKIFLKGGKEAIHSNKILVDFWHRALNENGLDNSYIQLLTLNRQETQDFLKNPSEKLDLIVPRGGERLIQFVKEHARCAVLVSGRGNNFLFVDKTADWDKTIKVILNAKTDKISACNALDKILIAKDVPDYEAKLKDLEAILKAKGVELLVDSETQKILKDEPIIPNDDVWHEEFLALKCCIGTVDSLDDAIEKINIYSGGHSATIMTNSKEKAIQFMENVDCAAVYQNASTRFTDGGKMGVGAELAISTDKLHHRGPLGLKELVTNKYYIFGDGHIRE; the protein is encoded by the coding sequence ATGAAATTATTAAAGACCGACTTAAAAAACAATGTTTTACAATCCATGATTAATTTAATGGATACCAATAGAGCAGAACTTTTAAGCGCGAACAAGAAAGATTTAGAAGCATTTAGTAAAGACGACCAAGCCATGTACGATCGGTTAATCGTAGATGACAAAAAGATAGATAGCATGATTACCTCGGTAAGAGAAGTTATGCAACAAGAAGACCCTATTGGACAAACAATTTCGCATCGCGTATTAGACGACGGCTTAGAAATCACCAATAAAACAGCTCCATTTGGAACGATAATGATTATATACGAATCACGTCCAGATGTGACTATAGAAGCCGCTGTGCTTGCTTTTAAAGCCAACAATAAGATATTCTTAAAAGGTGGTAAAGAAGCAATTCACAGTAATAAAATATTAGTCGATTTTTGGCATAGAGCCTTAAACGAAAATGGTTTGGATAATAGTTACATTCAGCTGTTAACCTTAAACCGACAGGAAACGCAGGATTTCCTTAAAAATCCTTCAGAGAAATTAGACTTAATCGTACCTCGTGGTGGGGAACGTTTAATTCAGTTTGTAAAGGAACATGCACGATGCGCTGTTTTAGTAAGCGGACGAGGAAATAATTTCCTATTTGTTGATAAAACTGCCGATTGGGATAAAACCATTAAGGTAATTTTAAACGCAAAAACCGATAAAATTTCGGCTTGTAATGCTTTGGATAAAATTCTAATTGCGAAAGATGTTCCTGATTACGAAGCTAAATTAAAAGATTTAGAAGCTATTTTAAAAGCTAAAGGTGTTGAGCTTTTAGTAGATTCTGAAACTCAAAAAATTCTTAAAGACGAGCCTATTATTCCAAATGATGACGTTTGGCATGAAGAGTTTCTCGCTTTAAAATGTTGTATTGGTACAGTGGATTCTTTAGATGATGCCATCGAAAAAATAAACATCTATTCTGGAGGACACTCAGCAACAATTATGACGAATAGCAAAGAGAAAGCTATTCAATTTATGGAAAACGTAGATTGTGCAGCTGTATATCAAAATGCCTCTACCCGATTCACCGATGGTGGAAAAATGGGTGTAGGAGCAGAACTTGCTATTAGTACAGATAAATTACACCACAGAGGTCCGTTAGGACTGAAAGAATTGGTTACAAATAAGTATTATATTTTTGGAGACGGTCACATTCGTGAGTAA
- the proC gene encoding pyrroline-5-carboxylate reductase, with protein MKLLVIGAGNMGLTYAEAMSKSKLLKKRNIMILDSSDEKIESLNKISHFDVFKDPKDCVPQADLIFLAVKPYHADELFGKMAPIVTKGQIVISLMAGVTIKHIQDALDLAKVVRTMPNLPAKVGKGLTSYTASEEVSRIELLTIENLLNTTGKSIQVKNENFIDASTGISGSGPAYVFYFMQSMMEAALQMGFSENVSKVLVSQTFTGAVDLFNQDDISPNRWMELVASKGGTTRAALDSMDDNNVNELIKEAAFAAFNRAIELGKDK; from the coding sequence ATGAAATTATTAGTAATTGGAGCGGGAAATATGGGGTTAACCTATGCCGAAGCGATGTCTAAATCGAAGCTTCTTAAAAAAAGAAACATCATGATTTTAGACAGCTCCGACGAGAAAATCGAGAGTTTAAATAAAATCTCACATTTCGACGTCTTCAAAGACCCAAAAGACTGCGTCCCTCAAGCAGACTTAATTTTTTTAGCGGTAAAACCGTATCATGCTGATGAATTATTCGGCAAAATGGCACCTATCGTCACTAAAGGTCAGATTGTAATCTCTTTAATGGCAGGTGTTACTATTAAGCACATTCAAGATGCTTTAGATTTAGCTAAAGTTGTACGTACCATGCCTAATCTACCTGCTAAAGTAGGAAAAGGGTTAACGTCCTACACCGCATCTGAGGAAGTATCAAGAATCGAGCTGTTAACCATTGAAAACTTATTAAACACAACAGGAAAATCGATTCAAGTAAAGAATGAAAACTTTATCGATGCCTCTACGGGAATTTCAGGAAGCGGACCAGCTTACGTATTTTACTTTATGCAAAGTATGATGGAAGCCGCATTGCAAATGGGCTTCTCGGAAAATGTATCTAAAGTATTAGTGAGCCAGACCTTTACTGGTGCAGTAGACTTGTTTAATCAAGACGATATTTCTCCTAACAGATGGATGGAACTTGTTGCATCAAAAGGAGGAACTACCCGTGCTGCCTTAGATAGCATGGACGATAATAATGTAAATGAATTAATAAAAGAGGCTGCATTTGCCGCCTTTAATAGAGCTATAGAACTTGGAAAAGACAAATAA
- the ppk1 gene encoding polyphosphate kinase 1, whose protein sequence is MNKIEKTNNTYINREISWLQFNARVLQEAEDKNVPLIERLRFLGIFSNNLDEFFKVRYATVKRIALAGKAGKSELGGIKASQLLEIITKIVIEQQSESLKILRDIQEKLKKENIFIINETQISPSQHDFIKHYFIQKISPALVTIVLNDLVKLPLLKDSAAYLAVRMEMNSGENQYALIEISKNMDRFVVLPMEGNKDYIIMLDDLLRYCLKDIFNIFDFKSVSAHMIKITRDGELDFESDLSKSFIDKLSDSVKHRQIGEPVRFVYDQEIEQETLHYLLKKMNIEPSDSIIPGGRYHNRRDYMGFPSLGRTDLLYDKIEPLPVKGLTLEQSIFSVIAKKDYLLYAPYHTFSYVVKFLREAALDPQVKTIKITIYRLAQISHIASSLINAAKNGKKVTVSIELQARFDEQANIAYAEQMELEGINLIFGVQGLKVHSKMCVIEREEQKKIVRYGFVSTGNFNESTAKIYTDYTLFTANQKILKDINKVFSFFETNYLIYTYKHIITSPHYTQKAFFKLIDAEIINVKLGKPASIRLKMNSISSYKMVDKLYEASRAGVKIQMIVRGLCCLVPGVKGMSENIEVISIVDKFLEHTRLYIFENGGNPKVFISSADWMTRNIENRVEVTCPIYDESIKKELMDTFDICWSDNVKARILNLKQTNEYKKDSKPKVRSQFATYEYYLKKLKE, encoded by the coding sequence ATGAATAAAATCGAAAAAACTAACAATACCTATATTAATAGAGAAATTAGTTGGCTTCAATTTAATGCCAGAGTACTCCAAGAGGCAGAAGATAAAAATGTACCATTAATAGAACGTCTACGTTTTTTAGGCATATTTTCAAATAATTTAGATGAGTTTTTTAAAGTGCGTTATGCCACAGTTAAGCGTATTGCTTTAGCGGGTAAAGCAGGTAAAAGTGAACTTGGCGGAATTAAAGCGAGTCAGTTGTTAGAAATCATTACAAAAATTGTAATCGAACAGCAATCCGAAAGTTTAAAAATCTTACGCGATATTCAAGAGAAGCTTAAAAAGGAGAATATATTTATTATTAACGAAACTCAAATTTCACCTTCACAACACGATTTTATAAAACACTACTTTATTCAAAAAATTAGCCCTGCACTTGTTACCATAGTTTTAAACGATTTGGTAAAACTTCCTTTATTAAAAGATAGTGCGGCTTATTTAGCGGTTAGAATGGAAATGAATTCTGGCGAAAATCAGTATGCTTTAATCGAAATTTCTAAAAACATGGATCGATTTGTTGTGCTTCCTATGGAAGGAAACAAAGATTACATTATCATGTTAGACGATTTACTGCGTTATTGCCTAAAAGATATTTTTAATATATTCGATTTTAAATCTGTTTCAGCGCATATGATTAAAATCACTAGAGATGGTGAGTTAGATTTTGAAAGTGATTTAAGTAAGAGTTTTATCGATAAATTATCAGATAGTGTAAAACATAGACAAATTGGTGAACCTGTAAGATTTGTTTACGATCAGGAAATCGAACAAGAGACCCTTCATTATTTGTTAAAAAAGATGAATATTGAACCGTCGGATAGTATTATTCCTGGCGGACGATATCATAATAGACGCGACTATATGGGATTTCCTAGTTTAGGACGAACCGATTTGTTGTACGATAAAATAGAACCATTACCTGTAAAAGGGCTTACATTAGAGCAAAGTATATTTTCGGTAATTGCTAAAAAAGATTATTTATTATATGCACCTTACCATACATTCTCTTATGTTGTTAAGTTTTTAAGAGAGGCAGCTTTAGATCCACAGGTTAAAACTATAAAAATTACCATTTATAGATTGGCTCAGATTTCGCACATTGCTAGTTCATTAATTAATGCTGCTAAAAACGGAAAGAAGGTTACGGTGTCTATAGAGTTGCAAGCGCGTTTCGACGAGCAAGCCAATATAGCTTATGCCGAGCAAATGGAATTAGAGGGTATTAATTTAATATTCGGTGTTCAAGGTTTAAAGGTACATAGTAAAATGTGTGTTATAGAACGCGAAGAACAGAAAAAAATAGTAAGATATGGGTTTGTAAGTACAGGGAATTTTAACGAATCTACAGCTAAAATTTATACCGATTATACCTTATTTACAGCCAATCAAAAAATATTAAAAGATATCAATAAGGTGTTTAGTTTTTTCGAAACCAATTACCTTATTTATACCTATAAACATATTATTACTTCACCGCATTATACCCAAAAAGCATTTTTTAAATTAATAGATGCTGAAATTATAAATGTGAAATTGGGGAAACCAGCTAGTATCCGACTTAAAATGAATAGTATTTCTAGCTATAAAATGGTCGATAAACTTTATGAAGCAAGTAGAGCAGGAGTAAAAATACAGATGATTGTTAGAGGGTTGTGTTGTTTGGTTCCTGGTGTTAAAGGCATGAGTGAAAATATTGAAGTAATTAGTATAGTCGATAAATTCTTAGAACATACAAGACTTTATATCTTTGAAAATGGCGGAAATCCTAAAGTCTTTATTTCGTCTGCAGACTGGATGACCAGGAATATAGAAAATAGGGTAGAAGTAACCTGTCCTATTTACGATGAAAGCATCAAGAAAGAACTTATGGATACTTTCGATATTTGTTGGAGCGATAATGTAAAAGCCCGAATTTTAAACTTAAAACAGACTAACGAATATAAGAAAGATAGCAAACCTAAAGTCAGATCACAATTTGCTACTTACGAGTACTATTTAAAGAAGTTAAAAGAGTAA
- a CDS encoding SixA phosphatase family protein, giving the protein MKTIILVRHAKSSWKYDVDDRHRPLKTIGIKNTIKVCNRFNVLQNQPLKHVYSSPAKRALDTCKLFVEHYNPKSHIDINITEDLYDFQGNSLVQFVKSLPDSIPSVYLFGHNNAFNNFVNTYGDIFIDNVPTSGLVLLEFDIDHWTDLKPGTLKLKLFPKALD; this is encoded by the coding sequence ATGAAAACAATAATACTTGTAAGGCATGCCAAATCGTCATGGAAGTACGATGTTGATGATCGGCATAGACCTTTAAAAACCATTGGGATAAAAAATACAATTAAAGTTTGTAATCGATTTAATGTACTTCAAAATCAACCTTTAAAACATGTATATTCCAGTCCGGCTAAACGTGCCTTAGATACGTGTAAACTTTTTGTAGAACATTATAATCCCAAGTCTCATATAGACATCAATATTACTGAAGATTTATATGATTTCCAAGGAAATTCGCTCGTTCAATTTGTTAAATCTTTACCCGATTCTATACCGTCTGTTTATCTATTTGGTCATAATAATGCATTCAATAATTTTGTGAACACGTATGGCGATATTTTTATAGATAATGTGCCAACGAGCGGATTGGTACTTTTAGAATTTGACATTGACCATTGGACGGATTTAAAACCGGGAACTTTAAAATTAAAATTGTTTCCAAAAGCTCTAGATTAA
- the proB gene encoding glutamate 5-kinase, with protein sequence MTNRDNRIVRPVLDRLVKQIAELYERDIITVLVSSGSVIAGMEVLGHSDIKDKASRRQVYSAIGQPRMMRLYYNIFHDYGMKCAQVLPTKNDFDPGEHRRNMQNCYENLLSEGVIPIANEDDTVSLSHAMFSDNDELACLIAEMIDADKLIILTDIDGLYDGHPDAEDSSLVEEVGINENVNHFINDGLKGEAEGRGGMLSKLNYAKQSARKNIPTIIANGKSENTIIDIIDGKAVGTKVEI encoded by the coding sequence ATGACGAATAGAGATAATAGAATTGTAAGACCCGTACTAGACCGTCTGGTAAAGCAAATTGCCGAACTTTACGAGCGTGATATTATCACCGTACTCGTATCTTCGGGTTCAGTAATTGCAGGGATGGAAGTTTTAGGACATTCAGACATTAAAGACAAAGCTTCTAGGAGACAAGTGTATTCTGCTATTGGACAACCAAGAATGATGCGTTTGTATTATAATATTTTTCACGATTATGGTATGAAATGTGCACAGGTTTTGCCAACGAAGAATGATTTCGACCCAGGCGAACACCGTCGTAATATGCAAAACTGTTATGAGAACTTATTATCTGAAGGTGTGATTCCGATTGCGAATGAAGATGATACCGTTTCTTTATCGCACGCGATGTTTTCGGATAATGATGAGTTGGCGTGTTTAATTGCTGAAATGATTGATGCCGATAAACTTATTATCCTAACAGATATTGACGGTTTATATGACGGACATCCAGATGCCGAAGATTCTTCTTTAGTTGAAGAAGTGGGTATTAACGAAAACGTAAATCATTTTATAAATGATGGACTTAAAGGTGAAGCTGAAGGCCGAGGTGGTATGTTATCGAAATTAAACTACGCCAAACAATCAGCTAGAAAAAATATTCCTACGATTATTGCCAACGGAAAAAGCGAAAATACCATTATCGATATTATCGATGGTAAAGCTGTAGGAACAAAAGTAGAAATTTAA
- a CDS encoding porin family protein — MKKITLLVITILATTTSFAQFDLFGVRAGINMSNLNYESNVPSGNAHRNGFVVGFTAQYGITEKFSIAPEIQYSAEGAKDEALRIDYLNLPVFFKYTMWEKVSVGLGPQMGLKIHEYEDGFRNLVFSGVVGAEYIFLDDFYVDVRYVYGFSNVYDDDQPLEASNHNIQVGVGIKIF; from the coding sequence ATGAAAAAAATTACTTTATTAGTTATAACCATACTTGCTACAACAACGAGTTTTGCCCAATTCGATCTGTTTGGTGTAAGAGCAGGGATTAATATGTCAAATTTAAATTACGAATCTAACGTACCTTCTGGTAATGCGCATAGAAATGGGTTTGTTGTTGGATTCACTGCACAATATGGTATTACCGAGAAATTCTCAATCGCTCCAGAAATTCAATATTCTGCTGAAGGCGCTAAAGATGAAGCATTAAGAATTGATTACCTTAATTTACCAGTATTCTTTAAATATACCATGTGGGAAAAAGTTTCAGTTGGATTAGGGCCTCAAATGGGACTTAAAATTCATGAATACGAAGACGGATTTAGAAACTTAGTATTTTCTGGTGTAGTCGGTGCTGAATATATCTTTTTAGACGACTTTTATGTCGATGTAAGATATGTTTACGGATTCTCTAATGTGTATGACGATGATCAGCCTTTAGAAGCTTCAAATCATAACATTCAAGTAGGTGTTGGAATAAAAATATTCTAA